The genomic stretch TGTCCGACACGAACAGCAAAGTATGCGCGCGATAGTTGCCGATCACCGCCTCGACGATATACAGCCCCGGCGGCAGCTTGCCGACCGGAATCATCACGTTGCCCGAACCCGCTTCGATGAAGTTACTGCTGCTGCCTTCAAGATTCACGCCCTTCGGCGGCTCGATCACCTTTGCGTCCCAGATCGGATAGCGAAAGCGCGCGACCATGTCATAGCCTTTCAGCGGCGCGAACTGCGAGTTCTGCTGGAATTGCGTCTGCTTGCCGGTCTGCTCGCCGAGCTTGAATTGCGGCTCGGCTTGGGTCGCCTTGCTGCGCGTCGCGAACGACAGCACGCGCTGCCAGGCGCGGCGTGCTTCGGTGAACCAGCGGTCCCATAGATAAGCCAGCGTATTCGCCAGCCCTTCGCCCTGATAATTCGGCGCGACATTCAGGCGATGCAGGTTCTTCTGCGCCTTCAAAAAGTCCAACGGCTTCGGCACGCGATACACGACGATGTCCGCGCCGCCGTACGCTTGCAGCGCATCCTTGAACTCGCGGCCGGGCGCCTCCAGCCGCACCTGCGCCAACTGATCGCTGCCGAAGCTCGCATCCGAGAGCAGGAAGAACGGCTGGCCATCGACCTTCTGCGAAGCGAAGCTGCTCGACGGCGCTGTTTGCAGCGTCGGGTTCGCGGCGATGTTGGCATCGGCGGAAGTGCTTGATGCGCTGTCGTCGGCATGGGCCGCCGGTGCAATGACGAGCGTGATGGCCGCGAAGAGCGCGACTAGCGTGACGCCCACGCGACGATGTAAGTTGCCGAGCCAGGCGCGCGACGCGGTGACGGAATTCATTCGGGTCATGGTGTCAAAAAGTCCAAACGAAACACGCCAACGAAATTCGGATTGCCGTCGAGCGGCTGCCAGCGGGAATCTTTCCATTGCATCAGGTCGGAGACGGCCACGGCGCGCAGACCGGTATCGGTCGGCGTAACGGTGCCTGTGTGATAAGCGATGTAGCGATCCAGCCAGATCATCAGATGCTGATCGTCGCCCTGGTCGAAGAACAGCAGGTCGCCGGGCAGCGCCTGGTTCACGTCCTTCGAAACAAACCGGCTATTGCGTTGAATCAGCGCGATCGCCGACGCGTACGCGCCGGTGGAACCGTCGAGCTGGGTCCAGCGATTAGCGATTCCGCGTTGCGATGCGGACAGTTGCAGTTCGGGCGGCATGCTGCTGGTGTCCGCGAGACTGGTCATGCCATTGGCGCGCAGCCATTTGCTGTCATGCGGCTTGAGCGTCTCGCCGACGGCAAAGCGCACGAGGCCCGCACAATCGCGTTGCGTCCAGCGCGGCGTCGGGCCGCGGCGCATTTGCTGGTCGACGATGCGCACGAACCAGGCGCGAAATGCGGCGGATTGCTGCGGCGAGAGCGCGTCGGGGTCGGGTGCGGAGACGGTGCTGGTCAGCGCGTTCGCGTACGGCGCGAGGCCGGCCATCACAACCGAGAAAGCCGCACGACTGAGCCAGATGCGGCGCGTGGTGGCGATGGCGTGGGTCATCTGCGAAGTAGCAGCCACGTCAGTCGTGGCGGGTGCGTCGCCCGCGCCAGTGGCGGAATGCGCAGCTAGCGCCCGCTCACGCGATTCATATTCATGCGCCTGCTCGCGTGCATACGTCGCGAACGCCACGTTGAAGACATGAAGGCGGCGCATTCAATCGCCCTCGGTGCCGGGCTGATCCACAGGCGCATCAGCCACACCCGCGTCCGCACCGCCATCCGTCCCCGCCTTCGCGCGATCGAACCACCACTCCACTGGCACCCAACCCGTCGAACCCGGCAAGTTCTGCGGCAGCGTCAACGAAACCGGCGGGTAGTGTGCGAGCGCATGCAACTTCGGCACGAGATGGGTGCGCGACGCATTGCGGAACACTGCTTCCTGATCCGCCGGCAACGCCGCACCCGCTTCGCGTTCGATCAACGCAGCCGCGGACGAAGGCGTCAGGGTCAGAATCGTGCGTGGCACGCGTTGCGGCGCAAGCGTATCGGCGAGCGCCGGATAGCGCTTATCGAGCACGGCAAGCGTGTCGTCGACCAGGCGTGAATCGGGGGAGAAGATTAAATAACCGTGCGCCAGAGCGAGCGTCACCGGGAAATAGCGCTCCGCCGACAGCTGCGACGCGAACAACGCCTTGCTGGACAAAGCGGTACCCGAGCGCGCACTAACCGGCCGTTGCCACACGGCGACGTCGGCGCCCTGATCGTGCTTCGTGACCGGCAAACGGCGATAGCCCGAATCGGCGTCGCCGGATTTGGCGGCCTTCGCCTCGTACGCGCCAATCACGTCGCCAAAGGTCTTACCGAGCGCGGTCTTCAACGCAGCGATGCTCGCCACGTCCTGCGTCTTCACGCGAGCGATGAACACCGGTGCGACCAGCGTGGACTTCGCATACCAGCAGACGGCCGCGGGGCCGGCGAGCTGATCGCCGATCGCAGCAGCGCCCTCCGCGCCAACCTCCGCAACCTTGCCCAACAGGCCCGACGCTTCTTTCCAGTCGGCCGGCAAACTCGTGCACGCCGCTGGATTGGCCGGCACAGCGCGCCACAAGTCGGCGCTATTCCACGCCTGCGGCAACTTGCCCGGCTCGATCAGCGCGGAGGTCTGCCAGTTCGCGGCCGCGCGCCCCGAAGGAAGTCCACTCGGGGGATTGGCGTTCGGCGAAAAATCGAATCGCAGTGCATCGATACCGGAGAAAAATGCCTGATAGCCAAACGACAAATAATTCGCCGACACCACCAGCCGATGCCCCTTCGGCGCATCGCCGGGCGCGTCGAGTTGATAGGCGCGCGCCGCGTCGTCGCGGCCGGACGACAGCATCTCCGACACGGCGTCGGCCCGCTCGCTCAGCAAGCCGCCTTTCGCGTCGAGCAGCACGCCGGGGGCGGACATCAAGACAAGGCGGTCGTCCTTCGTCGCGAACAGAATCGTGCGGCCAACCGCCAGCTTCAATGCATAAACGGGCACGTCGCCAGAAAGCCTGGCAACCTGGCTCAACTGCGAGTCGCTCGCGGCGACGTTGCCGAAGCCTTGCAGTAGCTTCGCCAGGCCGTTACGGCGCATCGACATCACCCAGTAACCCAGACGGCCATCCGGCGAGCGCCACAGCAACACATGCGCGGGTTCGTCGAATACGCGGCGGAGCAGTTCGTCGCGCCAGTCCAGTTGATGTTCGAATGCGAGACGCCGCAGCGCGCCTTCTGTGGACAGCCGCGTGTCGTTCGATTCGTAATAGTCGACGAAGTCCTGAGTCAGCACGTCGTGCAACAGCGGCACGCGCAAGATGTCGCGCGGCAAACGCGAGAGCGCTTCGCTGTCGATCACCGCGTCCGGGTGATGAATATCGAGCACGATTTCGCCGGTCTCGCCGGCTTTGCGATGCGCGAATGGACGCCACACCGCCTGAATGATCACGCCGGCCACGACCAGAAGACCGACCACCAGGATTGCAATCTTTTTACGTGACATCTTCATCTGATTTTTTCTGGTTCGATGCGACGGTATTAACGTGGATGGCCGATGAATTAACTCATCAGGATCATTCGCCGAATGGCAGCGATGATAACCGATATTTTTTGATCGAAACCGGCAGCGCTCTCCATTTAACAATTAGCCATGTTTCAGGAGTTTGATGGAAATATTGAACGGGAGGATATAAACCATTGGAAAAACGCGTCCGATCGAGCGGGCAGTTTGAGTTAAAACGGCACGCGAGGAGGCGACGGCATACAAAGCGGTATGTGCGCCCGCTGCCTTGAGCGGAGCAGACGAAAGCCCGCGAACGTAGTCAGGACGCGTGTGACACATTACGCTGCTTTACCCGATCGGGATGTCTATGCTAAATCTTTACGATTTAACACTTGCATAAAAAACCCGGCTGCGCACCGCGTGCTCGCCGGGTTATTTCAGGTATTGCGCTTACGGCTTTTCTGCCAATATTGAGTTAGCCGTGTTATCCGTCATCAAACGAGTGCGAGCACCTGTTTCATTTTCTGCACGCCGGTTTCGATATCGGTTACGCCCGACGCTGCAAATGACAAGCGCAGTGCCGCCAGATCGATGAAACGCAATAGCGTCACCCAAATGCTCACCGAGCGCATCGCACAACGTGCGGCACTTCACGGCGTAGGCATCGACGATCCGCGGCAGATGGCGCTCGAATGCGCCGGCTAAACCACGTTCTTCTCCACGATCGGCCGGTTTTCGAGTACCCGGGTAAAGCTCAGCGAACCCAGATCGAGCGTGGTGTAGCGGCCATGCAGAATCAATTCGCTGATGCCGCGGCCGGTTGCCGGGCCCTGTTGCAAACCGTGCCCGCTAAAACCATTGGCAAAAATGCAGTTATCGACGTCCGGGTGATAGCCGATGATCGCGTTCTGATCGAGCACGTTGTATTCGTAGTAGCCAGACCAGCAGTTCTGCACGCGCAGCGCTTCGAATTGCGGCACGCGATGCGCGAGCGTCGGCCAGATCACGTCGTCGAATATCGCGCGATCGACTTCATCGAGCGGCAAATCGTCGGGATCGTTGTCCGGTGACGGCGACGTACCGCAAATGAACGTTGTGCCCTCGGGCCGGAAATACACACCGCTCGGATCGATAAGTAAAGGGCACCGTTCGAGCCGCGCGGGCGATGTGACATTGAATATGCTTCGGCGTCGTGCAAATACCGGAAGGTCGATGCCGGCCATCAGCGCGATTTTGCGCGACCAGGCGCCCGCAGCGTTCACTACGAAGTCGCAGGCGTAGACCTCACCATTCGCGGTTTGCACTTGCGTGACATGCTTGCCGTCGCGATGCATCGCGGTGACGTCGGCGGCAACATAGCGCGCGCCGAGTGACTGCGCTTTCTTGCGCAGCGCCTGCACGAGGCCGTAACCGTCGAACCAGCCCTCACCGCTTTCGCCAAAAGCACCGGCGATAAGGTCTTCGGTATTGAGCCAGGGAAAGCGCACTTGCAACGCGCCTTTGTCGAGCAGGCTGATATCGGCGCCGAGACTCTTTTGCAGCGCGTGATTCTCACGCAGCGTCGTCTCACCGGCGGCCGTAGCGAGAAACAGATAGCCACCTTCGTGCAGATCGATCGACGGTTTCGCGCCGTCGATCTCGAGCCGCTCGCCGATCGAGCGCAGAAACTCGATGCCGAATAGCGACATCTGAATGGAAAGCGGTGTAGAGAATTGCTGGCGAATGGATGCCGCCGACAATGCCGACGACGAACGCGCATACGTCGGATCGCGTTCGATCACCGTGACGCTGACCGTCGGATCGGACAGCCGCAGGAAATACGCAATCGAGCTGCCGATCACCCCACCGCCGACGATCACGACTTTGGAACTCACGTCTTACTCCACGAGTAGCGTGGCCGCTCGGACACAGCGGGCGGCGCAAACGGATTGCTGAAAGAAGTTGTGAACAGCGGCGCGTGGATGCGCCGCTGCTTTCTGCTGGATGCTCTATTGCTCTATTGCTCTATTGCTACTGAGCGGATCAGCCGATATTGAAGTCGATACCCTGAGCGAGCGGCAACGCCGACGAATAGTTGACCGTGTTGGTGGCGCGGCGCATGTAGGCCTTCCACGCATCCGAACCCGACTCACGACCGCCACCGGTTTCCTTCTCGCCACCGAACGCGCCGCCGATTTCCGCGCCGCTCGGTCCAATATTCACGTTAGCGATACCGCAATCGCTGCCCGAGTCGGACAGGAAGCGTTCGGCTTCGCGCAGATCGGTCGTGAACACGCACGACGACAAACCGTGCACCGCCGCGTTGTTCGCCTCGACCGCATCCGCGAAATCCGAATAGCGGAGCACGTAGAGAATCGGAGCGAAGGTTTCCTTCAACACCACCGCCGTTTGCGACGGCATTTCGACGATGGCCGGACGCACGTAGTAACCGCCTTCATGGCCCTTCACCTCGACGCGCTCGCCGCCGAACACCTTGCCGCCTTCGGCCGTAGCCTGCTGCAGCGCTTCCTGCATGCGAGCGTACGATTGCCTGTCGATGAGCGGCCCCATCAGCGTACCCTTTTCGAGCGGATTGCCGATCGGCACCTTGCTGTACAGCTGCTTCAGACGTTCAATGGTCTTGTCGTACACACTCTCGTGCACGAACAGACGCCGCAGCGACGTGCACCGCTGTCCCGCCGTGCCCACCGCCGAGAACAGAATGCCGCGCATCGCGAGCTCGTGATCCGCCGTTTGCGCGACGATACCCGCGTTGTTGCCGCCGAGTTCGAGCAGCGAGCGGCCGAAGCGCTTCGCCACTTCAACGCCGACCGTGCGGCCCATTTCCGTGCTGCCCGTCGCGCTGACGATCGACGCGCGCGGGTCGGCCACCAGCTTCGCGCCGACGTCGCGACCGCCGTTGATCAGCGCGGTCAGGCCGGCCGGTGCGTCGCCGAATTCCTTCAATGCCTCGCTGAGAATCTGGTTGACGGCAAGCGCGGTCAACGGCGTCTTTTCCGACGGCTTCCAGATCACCGCGTTGCCGCACACCAGCGCCAGCGCCGCATTCCACGACCACACCGCTGCCGGGAAATTGAAGGCCGAGATAACGACGCACGTACCCATGGGATGCCATGTTTCAGCCATACGATGGCCCGGGCGTTCCGAGGCGATCGTCAGACCGTACAACTGACGCGACAGACCGACCGCGAAGTCGCAGATGTCGATCATTTCCTGCACTTCGCCCAACCCTTCCTGCAGGATCTTGCCGGTTTCGAGCGTGATGATGCTGCCGAGGGCGTGCTTCTTTTCACGCAGACGGTTGCCGAGCAGGCGCACCAACTCGCCACGGCGCGGCGCCGGGACGTTGCGCCAGGCCGTGTACGCCTCTTTTGCATTGGCGAGGGCCGCGTCGACTTCCGCCACCGTGTTGCTGGCCACACGGCCGATGAGTTCGCCGGTAATCGGCGAATGAACCGCGATGTCGCCGGCTTGCGCCGCGTGGGCGATGCCGAGGTCGGCGAGGATGGTGGAAGCGTTCATGAGAATCCCTTTAATTTCCGATGCGAAACAAGAGTAAGTTCGGAAACTATACACGCGGGATTTTACGGCGGCAAGGGTATTTGCCCGGAGCGGCGCGCCTGGGCGTGCGGGTGGGCTCGCTGCGCTTGATTGAAGGCTGCGAGGGGCCGGCCTGTATTGGGTGATTCGCGCGATTTGCGGTAGGTTGCTGAGGCATCGCCAGGCGGCGGTTCGTTTCTTATTGGAAATATTCTCGACGCCCTCAAAATTACCGCCGCATCCAGCATCTCCCCGTCAAACGTCACCGTTTCCCGTTTCCGTGTCTGTTGTCCGTCGCGCGTCTTAATGGCGGCAGCAGCGCGCTCAAGCGGCGCCCATTGGCATTGGCTTCAGTCTCTTACTCGAGCGCGGCCGTTGCGCGCATGGTCAGATAGCCTTCGTGGTCTTTGGCCCACAGGTCGATGGTCTTGCCGTCGGCGGACGGTTTGCCGCATACCGTGAAGGGCTGCCCCGCGAAAGTGGGTCGCAGCGCCTTGAACGCGAAGCTTTGCAGTGTCGCCTCCGGTTGTTCGCGGCGCACCAGATCGACCAGAAGCGTCGCGATCAGCGGACCGTGCACGATCAGGCCGGGATAGCCTTCCACCTCGGTCACGTACGGATAGTCGTAATGGATGCGATGGCTGTTGAAGGTCAGCGCGGAGTAGCGGAACAACATCACGGCGTCCGCATCGACGGTGCGGCGCCACGTTTCGCTCTCCGGTGCGAGCGCCGCTTGCGGCGGCCGGGCGCCCTCTTGCGGCGCGTCGCGATAGACAATGTCGTGCTCTTCTTCGAGCTTCAGTTCACCAGCGGCTTCAATCGTGTGCTGCACCGTCACGAAAACGAGACGGCCCGAACGGCCTGTCTTGTCTTCGATATTGGCGATGGTCGACGTGCGTTTCGCGTGCTCGCCGATTTTGAGCGGCGCATGGAACGTCAAGCGGCCGCCGGCCCACATGCGGCGCGGTAGCGGCACCGGCGGCAGAAAGCCGCCACGCGTCGGATGACCATCAGGACCGGTCTCGGACAGTGGCGAGACCGGCAGAAAGTACA from Paraburkholderia phytofirmans OLGA172 encodes the following:
- a CDS encoding NAD(P)/FAD-dependent oxidoreductase; translation: MSSKVVIVGGGVIGSSIAYFLRLSDPTVSVTVIERDPTYARSSSALSAASIRQQFSTPLSIQMSLFGIEFLRSIGERLEIDGAKPSIDLHEGGYLFLATAAGETTLRENHALQKSLGADISLLDKGALQVRFPWLNTEDLIAGAFGESGEGWFDGYGLVQALRKKAQSLGARYVAADVTAMHRDGKHVTQVQTANGEVYACDFVVNAAGAWSRKIALMAGIDLPVFARRRSIFNVTSPARLERCPLLIDPSGVYFRPEGTTFICGTSPSPDNDPDDLPLDEVDRAIFDDVIWPTLAHRVPQFEALRVQNCWSGYYEYNVLDQNAIIGYHPDVDNCIFANGFSGHGLQQGPATGRGISELILHGRYTTLDLGSLSFTRVLENRPIVEKNVV
- a CDS encoding DUF2138 domain-containing protein, with product MKMSRKKIAILVVGLLVVAGVIIQAVWRPFAHRKAGETGEIVLDIHHPDAVIDSEALSRLPRDILRVPLLHDVLTQDFVDYYESNDTRLSTEGALRRLAFEHQLDWRDELLRRVFDEPAHVLLWRSPDGRLGYWVMSMRRNGLAKLLQGFGNVAASDSQLSQVARLSGDVPVYALKLAVGRTILFATKDDRLVLMSAPGVLLDAKGGLLSERADAVSEMLSSGRDDAARAYQLDAPGDAPKGHRLVVSANYLSFGYQAFFSGIDALRFDFSPNANPPSGLPSGRAAANWQTSALIEPGKLPQAWNSADLWRAVPANPAACTSLPADWKEASGLLGKVAEVGAEGAAAIGDQLAGPAAVCWYAKSTLVAPVFIARVKTQDVASIAALKTALGKTFGDVIGAYEAKAAKSGDADSGYRRLPVTKHDQGADVAVWQRPVSARSGTALSSKALFASQLSAERYFPVTLALAHGYLIFSPDSRLVDDTLAVLDKRYPALADTLAPQRVPRTILTLTPSSAAALIEREAGAALPADQEAVFRNASRTHLVPKLHALAHYPPVSLTLPQNLPGSTGWVPVEWWFDRAKAGTDGGADAGVADAPVDQPGTEGD
- a CDS encoding DUF1175 domain-containing protein, coding for MTHAIATTRRIWLSRAAFSVVMAGLAPYANALTSTVSAPDPDALSPQQSAAFRAWFVRIVDQQMRRGPTPRWTQRDCAGLVRFAVGETLKPHDSKWLRANGMTSLADTSSMPPELQLSASQRGIANRWTQLDGSTGAYASAIALIQRNSRFVSKDVNQALPGDLLFFDQGDDQHLMIWLDRYIAYHTGTVTPTDTGLRAVAVSDLMQWKDSRWQPLDGNPNFVGVFRLDFLTP
- a CDS encoding FAS1-like dehydratase domain-containing protein: MSASAEKLDDWLYKEAVTEDDIAAFPLIAMAATLDREETGDTVPPLWHWLYFLPVSPLSETGPDGHPTRGGFLPPVPLPRRMWAGGRLTFHAPLKIGEHAKRTSTIANIEDKTGRSGRLVFVTVQHTIEAAGELKLEEEHDIVYRDAPQEGARPPQAALAPESETWRRTVDADAVMLFRYSALTFNSHRIHYDYPYVTEVEGYPGLIVHGPLIATLLVDLVRREQPEATLQSFAFKALRPTFAGQPFTVCGKPSADGKTIDLWAKDHEGYLTMRATAALE
- a CDS encoding aldehyde dehydrogenase family protein encodes the protein MNASTILADLGIAHAAQAGDIAVHSPITGELIGRVASNTVAEVDAALANAKEAYTAWRNVPAPRRGELVRLLGNRLREKKHALGSIITLETGKILQEGLGEVQEMIDICDFAVGLSRQLYGLTIASERPGHRMAETWHPMGTCVVISAFNFPAAVWSWNAALALVCGNAVIWKPSEKTPLTALAVNQILSEALKEFGDAPAGLTALINGGRDVGAKLVADPRASIVSATGSTEMGRTVGVEVAKRFGRSLLELGGNNAGIVAQTADHELAMRGILFSAVGTAGQRCTSLRRLFVHESVYDKTIERLKQLYSKVPIGNPLEKGTLMGPLIDRQSYARMQEALQQATAEGGKVFGGERVEVKGHEGGYYVRPAIVEMPSQTAVVLKETFAPILYVLRYSDFADAVEANNAAVHGLSSCVFTTDLREAERFLSDSGSDCGIANVNIGPSGAEIGGAFGGEKETGGGRESGSDAWKAYMRRATNTVNYSSALPLAQGIDFNIG